The following proteins are co-located in the Gloeocapsa sp. PCC 7428 genome:
- a CDS encoding Uma2 family endonuclease yields MMLKYNPLHCLPSAEDLPDSDDTPVDNELQDLVPGLLKATLAWIWANRMDWFFGVDMGIYYDPEQPAIVPDAFLSLGVERIIDENLRLSYVLWEENVVPIMVLEVVSHKRRGEYSTKKNFYAELEILYYVVYNPQRRKKPPLEVYRLENGEYLLQRGNPVWLPEIGLAIGNEKGTYQGITRDWLYWYDEQGVRFLTPEERAMDAEQRAQRLAAELRKLGIDPDLV; encoded by the coding sequence ATTATGCTAAAGTACAATCCGCTACATTGCTTACCCTCCGCTGAGGATCTGCCCGATTCCGACGATACACCTGTGGATAATGAACTGCAAGACTTAGTTCCTGGTTTACTCAAAGCAACCTTAGCTTGGATATGGGCGAACCGGATGGATTGGTTTTTTGGTGTTGATATGGGAATTTACTACGATCCTGAACAACCCGCGATCGTACCAGATGCCTTTTTAAGCTTAGGCGTTGAGCGAATTATTGATGAGAACTTGCGTTTGAGCTACGTTCTTTGGGAAGAAAATGTCGTTCCGATTATGGTGCTAGAAGTTGTTTCGCATAAGCGGCGTGGAGAATATAGTACTAAGAAGAATTTCTACGCAGAACTAGAGATTCTCTACTACGTCGTCTACAATCCACAACGGCGTAAAAAGCCACCTTTAGAAGTGTATCGTTTAGAAAATGGCGAGTATCTGTTGCAGCGTGGAAATCCAGTATGGCTACCAGAAATTGGTTTGGCAATTGGTAACGAGAAAGGAACTTATCAAGGAATTACACGAGATTGGTTGTATTGGTATGATGAGCAAGGCGTGCGATTTTTGACTCCAGAAGAACGTGCTATGGATGCTGAACAACGTGCCCAACGATTGGCAGCCGAATTGCGTAAACTAGGTATTGACCCAGATTTGGTGTGA